The Thiorhodovibrio frisius genome segment CCTGCAATTCCATCCCGAAGTCACCCACACCCGCCAGGGTCAGCGCATGCTCGCGCGCTTTGTGCATGAGATCTGCGGCTGCGGCAAACGCTGGACGCCGGCAAAAATTGCTGAGGAAACCATCGAACGGGTGCGCGCTCAGGTCGGCGAGGATCATGTCCTGCTCGGCCTGTCCGGCGGGGTGGATTCTGCCGTGGTCGCCGCCCTGCTGCATCAGGCCATCGGCGAGCAGCTCATCTGCGTCTTTGTCGATAACGGCCTGCTGCGCGCGGGCGAGGCCGACCAGGTCATGGCCACCTTCGCGCGGCACATGGGCGTGCGCGTGGTCAAAGTGGATGCCGAGGAGCGCTTTCTTGCGCGCTTGGCCGGCGTTGACGATCCTGAACAGAAGCGCAAGCGCATTGGCAATACCTTCATTGAGGTGTTCGAGCAGGAAGCCGCGCGCCACCCGGAGGTGCGCTGGCTGGCCCAGGGAACCATCTACCCCGATGTGATTGAATCCGCCGGCGCCCGCACAGGCAAGGCTAAAGTCATCAAATCCCATCACAACGTCGGCGGTCTGCCTGAGCGCATGCAGCTGAAACTGCTCGAACCCCTGCGGGAGTTGTTCAAAGACGAGGTGCGCAAGCTTGGGCTAGAGCTTGGCCTGCCGGCAGACATGGTCTATCGCCATCCCTTTCCAGGCCCCGGTCTCGGCGTGCGCATCCTGGGCGAAGTCCACAAGGATTATGCTGATCGGCTGCGGCTGGCAGACGCTATTTTTATTGAAGAACTGCGCCGCGCCGGGCTCTACGATCAGGTCTCCCAGGCCTTTGCGGTCTTTCTGCCAGTGCGCTCAGTCGGAGTGGTTGGAGACAACCGTCAGTATGCGCATGTGATCGCGCTGCGCGCGGTCGAAACCATCGACTTCATGACCGCCCGCTGGGCAGAACTGCCATACGACTTTCTTGCCCAGGTCAGTCACAGAATTGTCAATGAGGTCGCCGGCATTTCCCGGGTCGTCTATGATGTGACCGGCAAGCCTCCCGGCACCATTGAATGGGAATAGGAAGGGAGCCGCAGTTGACCGATAACGGCCTGCGCAGTGGAGGATGATCGCTGGATACAGCGGGCGCTTGCCTTGGCCGGGCGGGCCGCCGATGAGGGGGAAGTGCCTGTCGGCGCTCTGCTGGTAATTGATGGGGAAATTGTTGGTGAGGGCTGGAATCGCCCCATCACACTGCACGACCCAAGCGCTCATGCCGAAATTCTGGCATTGCGCGATGCCGGACGCCGACGTGGCAATTACCGACTGCCAGGTTCCAGCCTTTATGTCACCCTTGAGCCCTGCGTCATGTGCGCCGGTGCCATCATCCATGCTCGGGTGGAGACTGTGATTTTTGGTGCCACGGACCCCAAGGCAGGCGCCTGTGGTAGCCGCTTTGATCTGCTGCCCGCAGACGGGCGTTTCAATCACCGCACTCAGTGTCGCGGGCCCGTCCTTGCCGATGCCTGCGGCGAACTCTTGCGGGGATTTTTCAGAACCAGACGCGCATCCCAGAAGAGGCCAGCCGATACCTAAGCGGGCCAAGTGGAAGACATCTCACAAGCCAACAAATAACCGCGCCACGCGAGCAGCCGTGACGCGGTTATTTAGCTAATCCGCTAATGCTTGCTAGCAGCACGCTTGGCGGAAATGGCGCCGCCCATTGATGCTTTGAAAAACAAAGTACCAACAAAGCCGGCCACAGCCACCCAGATAGTCATCATGAGGGGCTTGGTAGGCGCTTCAGCCACCTGAAAGGCTTCGCCCAGCTTGATCAAGGCCGGATTGTTTTCTGGAACAGCGATCAGATAAGCGACGAAAACCATAAACGCGGCGAAGAAAATCATCTTGATATTCATCTGGATAGCCGCGAGCAGGGTGGTGAAAGCAATCAGATACAGCAACAAAATGGTGTATTGCGGATCCGGGATCAGTTCGCGGATACCCTGGATATTGAGCACATAGACTAAAGCGAACAAGGCACCCCAATGGACACACTGCCTGATCAGGTACCACAGGCTGGAATTCCCATTAAGATACGCTTGGCTCCACCCGGAAAACAGAAAGTAGAGCGCGATGAAGCCCATGAAATATTCCCAGTACATGAAGGCCTCGGAGAAGCCTCCGCTGGTAAGGTTATAAAGCAGGACAGTGGCACCGAAGAGAACCAATAACGGCATCAGGCCGAGTAGCATGGAGCCACCGCCCTTGGACTTGGCGGACGAAGATCCGGTTGATGCGTCGGTGCTTGGCGACTGGGACATGGAATTTCCTCCCATGAAGAGATCGATGGTAAGTAGACCGAGCCTGTACGGCGGATGCCTGAACGAGGGATCGATCGAGCGACGGACTTGGAGCGCTATGGCTCACCCCCTCATATTAACCTTTTGCTAATTGGGTGTTAAGAAAAAAACTGACCTGGCGCAGGTTAAATGCGGAAATAATCTGAATCGAGGAGCCAGGGGCACGCTCCTCAGGCAGCTGCCTTCCGGCACAGAGTATGCTTTAAAGGCAGATTTTTTGCATGCCTGTCGGCTCCGGAAGAACTCAGAACGGCCAGATCAGCGGCACCAGCAAAATGGTCACCAGCCCCACCAGCATCGTCAGAGGCGTGCCGACGCGGACAAAGTCCGAGAACCGATAACCGCCGACGCTATACACCATCAGATTAGTCTGATATCCGATGGGCGTGGCGAAACTGGCCGAGGCGGCGATCATGACGACCACCATGAAGCCGGTTGGATCGACCCCCATCTGCATGGCCGTATCCAGCGCGATCGGAAACGCCAGTACCGCCGCAACATTGTTGGTAGCCACGGCGGTCAGTAGAGCGGTGACGACAAACACCAGGACCAGCGACAGCCAGGGACCACCCTGGGCAAGCCCAATCAAGGAGCCTGCCAGCAGGGTCGCAACCCCGGTTTTTTCGAGTGCGGCACCAATACCGAAGGATGTCGCAATCACCGTCAGCACCTGCCGATCCGGCGCGCGCCGAGCCACCCGTCCTGGCGTGCAGCCGCTCATGATCATGGCTCCGGCTGCCAGCAGCGCGGCCTCGAGCATGCTCAAGAATCCAGAACCGGCCGCTGCCACCATGGCCACGACAATGGTGATGGCCAGGGGGGCACGCTGGTGATTGAGCGGGTGCTGATCGCCGAGCTGACTGACGACCAGAAAATCGCGCGAATCGCGCTGTTGCAGCACAAACTCCGGGTGCGATTCGAGTAACAGCGTATCGCCCGGGCTCAAGGCAATATCGCCGATCTTGCCGCACACCCGCTCGCCATTGCGCGACAGGGCGATGATCACCGCATTGTAGCGGGCGCGAAAACGGCCCTCGCGCACTGTCTGGCCGATCAGAGGGCATTTGTTCGACAAGACCACTTCCACGAAACAACGATCACGCCGAGGTCCGTCGAGCTTGAACACCTGATTGGTCGCCGGCACCAGACCGCGAATGCGCTGTAGATCCATCACCGAGTCGATCACGCCTGCAAACACCAGCCGATCATTCTGGTGCAGCAACTCCTGGGACGAAACCGCCGGGATAATTCGATCCTGACGCTCGATTTCAATCAAAAACAGCCCCGGTAGTTGGCGCAGCCCTGCCTGCTCGACACGCTTGCCGGCAAGCGGACTGTTTGGCTCGACTAGCATCTCGACCGTGTAGCGGCGAACATCCTCGAACGCCGCCACCGTCGCTGGCCGCGTCGGCAGCAGCCAGCGCCCGGCCAGCACCAGAAACAGCACCACTGTCACCACCACCGGCAGCCCGATCCAGGCTAGTTCAAACAAGCCAAGGCCCGCCGCGCCGGTGCGCTCCACATAGAGCCCATTGACCACCAGATTGGTGCTGGTGCCAATCAGGGTACAGGCACCCCCGGCAATGCTGGCATAGCTTAATGGAATCAGTAGTTTGGATAATTGCAGACGGTTGCGTTTGGCCCACTCGGTGACTGCGGGAATGAAAATGGCAACGACAGGTGTATTGTTTAGAAAAGCGCTCAAGCCCGCCACCGGAAGCATCAGACGCAGTTGCGCGCCGGTTGCTCCGCGCGGGCGCCCGAGCAACGACTGACTGATCCAACCAACGGCGCCGGTTTCGGTCAGTCCGCTGACCACGACATAGAGCACAGCAACCGTCAGCATCCCAGGGTTAGAAAAACCAGCCAGGGCTTCGATCGGGGTCAGAATGCCCGACACGAGCAGCAGAGTCAGCACGCCTGAGGTGACGATGTCGGGCGCAATGCGCGTTCTTGCAAGAAGCGTAAAACACACCAGAACCAAGCCGAGGGTAAAGATGCCCTGCCAGCCCAGCGTGAGAAAATCGGCCATGCCTGCTGCCCTTAGTGGATGGTGGATTGTCGCCGGTAAATGATGGATGATTGTGCAACTTTCTGCCAACGCGTGCCAATTATCTAGAATCAATCTCAATAAATGTCTTTAATTATCTGTTTTGTAATTAAATGATCGCACGCGTCCTTCAGCACTACGGGCTGCCTACGGCCCTTATTCTGATACTCGGCTTGCTGGGGGCGTTCAGCATCGCCAGTCGCCTGCAACCGCCCCCCGAACTGACCACCCCGGTCTCAAGGCTTATTCTTGATCGCGACGGCCAGCTTTTGCGCGCCGCTCCGGTCAGTGATGGACGCTGGCGCCTGCCGCTGCGCCTCAAGGACATCGATCCCC includes the following:
- the guaA gene encoding glutamine-hydrolyzing GMP synthase; this translates as MAANTSTIAATEAGKLAPIHAERILILDFGSQYSQLIARRVREAGVYCELHPFDVDAALLRDFAPHGIILSGGPESVHQGQSPQADPLVFALGVPVLGICYGMQTMAAALGGRVAAAERREYGYAQVRARGHSRLLHAIEDHDSPEGFGLLDVWMSHGDRVETLPDGFQVIAETDNAPLAGIADETRGFYGLQFHPEVTHTRQGQRMLARFVHEICGCGKRWTPAKIAEETIERVRAQVGEDHVLLGLSGGVDSAVVAALLHQAIGEQLICVFVDNGLLRAGEADQVMATFARHMGVRVVKVDAEERFLARLAGVDDPEQKRKRIGNTFIEVFEQEAARHPEVRWLAQGTIYPDVIESAGARTGKAKVIKSHHNVGGLPERMQLKLLEPLRELFKDEVRKLGLELGLPADMVYRHPFPGPGLGVRILGEVHKDYADRLRLADAIFIEELRRAGLYDQVSQAFAVFLPVRSVGVVGDNRQYAHVIALRAVETIDFMTARWAELPYDFLAQVSHRIVNEVAGISRVVYDVTGKPPGTIEWE
- the tadA gene encoding tRNA adenosine(34) deaminase TadA, with amino-acid sequence MEDDRWIQRALALAGRAADEGEVPVGALLVIDGEIVGEGWNRPITLHDPSAHAEILALRDAGRRRGNYRLPGSSLYVTLEPCVMCAGAIIHARVETVIFGATDPKAGACGSRFDLLPADGRFNHRTQCRGPVLADACGELLRGFFRTRRASQKRPADT
- a CDS encoding SLC13 family permease is translated as MADFLTLGWQGIFTLGLVLVCFTLLARTRIAPDIVTSGVLTLLLVSGILTPIEALAGFSNPGMLTVAVLYVVVSGLTETGAVGWISQSLLGRPRGATGAQLRLMLPVAGLSAFLNNTPVVAIFIPAVTEWAKRNRLQLSKLLIPLSYASIAGGACTLIGTSTNLVVNGLYVERTGAAGLGLFELAWIGLPVVVTVVLFLVLAGRWLLPTRPATVAAFEDVRRYTVEMLVEPNSPLAGKRVEQAGLRQLPGLFLIEIERQDRIIPAVSSQELLHQNDRLVFAGVIDSVMDLQRIRGLVPATNQVFKLDGPRRDRCFVEVVLSNKCPLIGQTVREGRFRARYNAVIIALSRNGERVCGKIGDIALSPGDTLLLESHPEFVLQQRDSRDFLVVSQLGDQHPLNHQRAPLAITIVVAMVAAAGSGFLSMLEAALLAAGAMIMSGCTPGRVARRAPDRQVLTVIATSFGIGAALEKTGVATLLAGSLIGLAQGGPWLSLVLVFVVTALLTAVATNNVAAVLAFPIALDTAMQMGVDPTGFMVVVMIAASASFATPIGYQTNLMVYSVGGYRFSDFVRVGTPLTMLVGLVTILLVPLIWPF